The stretch of DNA CCTGGACCTGCaggtatttctgtgtttgaaaggAATAACAAATACCTTAACGTGGTGCAGATCATCCTTGTCTGCCCCCGCCGTGAACTAAAGGACAGCTGAGCTCCCCCTGAAAATTCAGGGTGGCTACTGGGAGCTCTGCTTACCCCTGGATCCGGCAGCCGGGCAGAGAGGGTCCCATCTCGGGGTGCCAGATGAATCGTGCCGCAACCGGGCCAGgagacacttcagagacagagtcagagaagtgggtatttgctttattcGGCACACCGGGTGTGTGGGGATCGctcctccaaacacacacacaccggTGCTCCCTACAACACAGTATTAAGGGttaaattatgaatattcatcacattCCTTGGGACAGGTGTGGTTACACAGATTATTTCTCGGAAGTCATTAATATCATTAGCATACGGGTCACGCATGCGCTGTGTGTCCTGGTGGTCGCGCTGAGGAAGgcctctcctcttcctcggGGGTCTTTCTGATGAAGACCAGTAGTCTTCCTCACAGTGCACTTTTCACCTGGGCATGCATAGTCCTTCGAGGAATGATTCAGCAGTCTCTGAGATGATCCTTGTCCCCTCTATCTTGACAAGATTAGGGTGAATTCGGCTTCTTAGGTTGTGTCCTTAACATCTGCTGTCTGAACTAACATTTGCTGTCTTCCAATAGTTAACTTGTGCTTACATGAGTTAGCTATTGACTGCCCCTTCTTcaatggggcttggagcaacctggtctagtggaaggtgctcctgcccatggcagagggtttggAACTAGGTGGTCATTAAgaccccttccaacccaacccactctatgattctaccCAAGCCACATGATTCTATGCCTAATTAAGTATGGAgttaacaaacaaaaaaacttaaaatttgtGGTTTACAATAATGTATGATCTCTCAAGCTCATGAAATAAATGCTGGGACAAGAACACGGGTGCAAAAAGGATATACCTTGTTCAAAATTACCAAGGAAGACAAGAAGCTGAGTTGCATGATCGTTTGTGAAGAATACATTTTATACTCCTCACATAATCCTTGGGGATTGATGTATGCACCAACACTCAAATTCAGGAACTGTTGTTGAATAGGGTAATGCTGAAATCTACTATAAATAACTggaagatttctttcttttaagaaaaaaattgaataaatagCAAAAGAGCCAGAAAGAGACACCTTCAACCACCTGAGCCGAGCTAGATGTGCGCCGGCCTCACCGGCCGCGCTCCGGCACCGCCGGGCGGGGCACGGGATCAGAAATGTTGGCCGCCGGCGGAGCACGCCGCCAGCGGGCCCTGAACCCGGCATCGGCTGGGAAACCAATCACACTGTTCTCCCTTTGCCGTCACAGAACGCCTTCCACTTAATTCACTACCGGCGGCGATCGCGCGACCCCGTTCCGGCctccgccccggccccgcccgccctcGACGGCCCCAGGCCGGGGCGGGCATTGCTGGCGCGGCGCCCCGCCGGGGCCGTGGGCGGGGTCGCTGCCGCTTCCTCCACGGGGCTTGCAGGCGGTCGGGCCCGCCATGGGGCAGTGCTTGCCCTGCATGGGGGGCGCCGTCAAGGACGTGGTGGAGACGCCCGACCCGGTAAGTGTGGGACCGTGGCGGTggcggcggctcccggcccAGGGGCGGTCCCACTTCCGTCCCACTTCCTTCCCTCCGCcttcccccctccttctccccgTTGTTTATCAGTGACGCCCAGCGTCGCGGGGATgagggtgtggggaggggggtggtGACTTTCCCTCTTTAACATGGAGGCCCGACCGCGGGgttgttccagtgcctcaggagacagtggctgtgctgggaaaaggaagcCCCGGCCCGGGGTGCGGTGGAACTGTTGGGCCGAGGCTACCCAGGGCACCCCGCAGCTTGGGGCCTGGCGCTCCAGaacctcctgctgctctgccgCACGGATCACGCGTGGGCACTTATGTGGTTGTATGGAGAGGGAGGGTTTCGCGAGAGACATGTTAGTGCGTATTTGTAGTCAATATGACCCCCATTTTTacaagaaataggaaaagctgGCCTTTTTTCTCCAGTGCATAGAGATGCTTGCTTCTAACTACCCTCCACTGGATGACATTTTTCCTAGGTAAGAGCCCATCTCTGTGCTTTGTATGCCTCATCTGTGGATTTCAtgggggagaaggaaaggagccTGCTTCACCTGGGAGAGCAAGCATTCCCCTTTCCAAACTCCAAAGGGATGTT from Corvus cornix cornix isolate S_Up_H32 chromosome 5, ASM73873v5, whole genome shotgun sequence encodes:
- the LOC104697691 gene encoding small VCP/p97-interacting protein isoform X1 encodes the protein MGQCLPCMGGAVKDVVETPDPVRAHLCALYASSVDFMGEKERSLLHLGEQAFPFPNSKGMFHALCAISPQSGLSEGMEQLNSTFSVGFNCIYVSSCSSGTLVTKNTSFSQAANAGEDDAN